The genomic window ACCTCAGTTCCATCAAAACAAAGGACGGGTGAGTATTAGTGAATCAGCTCTTAGTCAAATGATTCTACACTGTATTGATGAATTCAATGACACTCTTAAGGTATCCAAAGTGAGCATTAAAAACCGTAACGAAGGATACATGGTTCATCTCACCATAACGGTTCCCTTTGGCCAATCTCTTCCCAGTAGCCTACAAAAGCTTCAAAATTATATTATTGACAGCATTAGTCGTTATACTGGTATCCTAGTAGAAGAAGTGCATATAACAGTAGAGACAATCAAAGGTGGTATTAGAGATGATTAAAAAGCGGAGACTCCTTAGTGTATTGCTATTAGGTTTTATCTGTGTATTCTCCTATGCAGAATTAACAGAGACCACATCTGAACATTTTGTAATATATAGCGATAAGACCTTACCGGAAGTACAAATACTGGAAGAAAGCCTGGAAGACTTCTATCAATTAGTAGACGAATATTTAACCTTTCCTACAGAATCTAACCTGCTCCCGTATAGAGTTTATGATTTTTCAACAAAAGAAGAATTCCAACAGCACCTCCTGGAATCAAGCCTCCCCACCAATTATCAACCACCAATTTATCTTCATTTTGAAACCCCTAAATATAGACGATTATTAGGGGTTGACCTAGTTGAAAACTGGACACAAACAAAACAGCAATTAACTATACAACTAATTCGAGGTGCCTTTGGGACTCCCCCGTATTGGTTACAAGAAGGGTATAGCTTATTTTTTAGTGATACAAACTGGAATAATAAAATTAGCCAACCTCAAGCATCAGCCTGGTTACTGGAAGCAAAAAAAATAATAAAACAGGATAATCCATTCCAATATATAACCAATGAAGATGGATCGAAGGGCGTATCACGTGAGGCAAGAATCGCTAGTTGGGCGTGGGTCAACTTTTTAGTTCACTCTCCCAGCAACTTTGATAATAGACGAATATGGAATGCTTGGCATTTAGTAAACAAATCCTATGACAGGAATAAAAACACAGAAGCAGTAGCTCAACAATTATTCCTCCACAGTCGAAATGAACAAGAGTGGAATATAGCCATTAAAGAATTTTACAAAGGACAATTAAGCTTTTCAGAATCTCTAGGGCAGTTAATAGATTATATTAAGAACGATAAAAGCAAAGTTGTTGACAAAATAACTCTCATGGAAAACACCTATCCGGATATGGATTACCGATTTGATTACTACTGTGGTTTGTACTATTACCAGAACTCAGAATGGGAAAAATCAATAAAGTACTACAGACAAAGTATTAAAAAAGAAAGTCCAGCGGGCTTAAGTGAATATGGCTTGATCTTGGCTTTATACAAGAATAATCAAATCCCAGAAGCAAAAAGCCTCTGGGAATCAGCACTGATATTTTCTGAAGAAACATATAAAGCAAGCTTGAACAATTTAAACAAGCTATTTGAATAGCTAGCCCCTCTAAAGGGGCTTTTTTCTTTTAAGAGGACGAGTGGTGGGCCATTTATTCTTAC from Spirochaeta cellobiosiphila DSM 17781 includes these protein-coding regions:
- a CDS encoding tetratricopeptide repeat protein yields the protein MIKKRRLLSVLLLGFICVFSYAELTETTSEHFVIYSDKTLPEVQILEESLEDFYQLVDEYLTFPTESNLLPYRVYDFSTKEEFQQHLLESSLPTNYQPPIYLHFETPKYRRLLGVDLVENWTQTKQQLTIQLIRGAFGTPPYWLQEGYSLFFSDTNWNNKISQPQASAWLLEAKKIIKQDNPFQYITNEDGSKGVSREARIASWAWVNFLVHSPSNFDNRRIWNAWHLVNKSYDRNKNTEAVAQQLFLHSRNEQEWNIAIKEFYKGQLSFSESLGQLIDYIKNDKSKVVDKITLMENTYPDMDYRFDYYCGLYYYQNSEWEKSIKYYRQSIKKESPAGLSEYGLILALYKNNQIPEAKSLWESALIFSEETYKASLNNLNKLFE